The following are from one region of the Pseudodesulfovibrio piezophilus C1TLV30 genome:
- a CDS encoding CheR family methyltransferase, whose amino-acid sequence MHESELIENERLEVKLLLEAIYLKYGYDFRNYAFAHTKRRLEHRKLMDGIENYATMIHRIIYNESFFNKLLLDLSINVTEMFRDPWVYLKIRELIIPHLKTYPFIKVWHAGCSAGQEVYSMGILLEEEGIKDRSQIYATDFNEYVLSKAKMGIYPMDLIREYTANYQKAGGRHSFSDYYTADYDNVLMKQSLKDKVLFSSHNLVTDGVFGEMNIIFCRNVLIYFDKDLQNRVFNLFYDSLCPGGFLCLGSKESLKFSGVADKFEVVSEREKIYRKKR is encoded by the coding sequence ATGCACGAATCCGAACTCATTGAAAACGAACGACTCGAAGTTAAGCTGTTGTTGGAAGCAATCTACCTGAAATACGGGTATGACTTTCGCAACTATGCCTTTGCGCATACCAAGCGGCGGTTGGAACATCGGAAGTTGATGGACGGTATCGAGAACTATGCCACGATGATCCATCGGATCATTTATAACGAATCCTTTTTCAACAAATTGTTGCTTGATCTGTCCATCAATGTCACGGAGATGTTCCGTGATCCATGGGTGTACCTGAAAATCCGGGAACTGATTATTCCTCATTTGAAGACCTACCCATTTATCAAGGTCTGGCATGCCGGATGTTCTGCCGGGCAGGAGGTCTATTCCATGGGAATTCTCCTCGAAGAGGAAGGAATCAAGGACCGTTCTCAGATTTATGCTACTGATTTTAATGAATATGTTCTGAGTAAAGCTAAGATGGGGATTTACCCCATGGACCTCATCCGCGAATATACAGCCAATTATCAGAAAGCGGGAGGACGACACTCCTTTTCGGATTATTATACCGCTGATTACGATAATGTACTGATGAAACAGTCACTTAAGGATAAAGTGCTTTTTTCTTCGCATAATCTGGTCACTGATGGTGTCTTTGGTGAGATGAACATTATTTTCTGCCGTAATGTTCTCATTTATTTCGATAAGGATTTGCAGAATCGAGTGTTTAATCTTTTCTATGATTCCCTGTGTCCTGGTGGATTCCTTTGTCTTGGTTCCAAGGAAAGTCTCAAATTTTCTGGAGTGGCGGATAAGTTCGAGGTGGTTTCCGAACGCGAGAAAATATATCGGAAAAAACGATAG
- a CDS encoding chemotaxis protein CheB: MIEERPYDAVVIGVSAGGLAALEKVLPRLDAAFPVPVFVVQHLRPDSENYMSLHFDRRCKVAVKEAEDKETPEPGTVYFAPPNYHLLIELEKTMALSVEDRVNYSRPAIDVLFGTAAEAYRTRLIGVILTGANSDGAQGLAKIKRLGGLAIVQSPETAEADAMPLAAIAAAGPDHVLPLGDIGYFINSLLMGETL; this comes from the coding sequence GTGATCGAAGAAAGACCATACGATGCCGTGGTGATCGGCGTCTCAGCCGGGGGACTGGCTGCTCTGGAAAAAGTATTGCCTCGGCTTGATGCGGCTTTCCCCGTGCCTGTGTTCGTTGTACAGCATCTTCGGCCTGATTCTGAGAACTATATGTCCCTGCATTTTGATCGGCGCTGCAAGGTTGCGGTAAAAGAGGCCGAGGACAAGGAAACACCGGAGCCGGGCACAGTCTATTTCGCGCCGCCGAATTATCATCTTCTCATTGAGCTTGAAAAAACCATGGCTCTTTCCGTCGAGGATCGGGTCAATTACTCCCGCCCGGCCATTGATGTTCTTTTTGGTACGGCGGCAGAGGCGTATCGAACCCGGCTTATCGGCGTGATCCTCACCGGAGCCAATTCGGATGGTGCTCAGGGGTTGGCCAAGATCAAACGTCTCGGCGGCCTGGCTATTGTCCAGTCTCCGGAGACGGCTGAGGCCGATGCCATGCCGTTGGCTGCCATTGCCGCTGCCGGACCTGACCATGTGCTCCCGCTGGGGGATATCGGATACTTCATT